ATATATATATACGTGTGTTGTGCTGTCTTTATCTTTTCAAATGAAACCCATTCTTACAAGCTTCACCCACTGATTTGATCCTGAGAAAAACAAGACTAAAACAGGACAAATAGATAGGAAAAGTCAAATTGCttttattgataatttgtCTGAATTTGTGACCCAATGAGAACATCACTTCCTTGTCAAATTGCTTTGAGTATGAGCATTTATGACGTGGATCACTGTCTTTTTAGAtcggtagcagatattgttctttttttacttttcttttggactatctatcaaggtttttaaaacggtctgttagagaaaggttttaatacccttgtaaagaagGTTTCGTTCCCCTTCTCAATCGatgcgagatctcacaatccatctcccttcAAAGTCTAGTAtcctggcactcgttcccttttccaatcgatgtgggacctcctaATTCACCCCTCTtaggggcccaacgtctttgctGGTGCACCGTACACCCcatttggggctcagccttctCACTGACACATCGCTTGGTGTCAAGctctctaataccatttgtaacagctcaagtccaccgttagcagatattgtcctttttggactttctctcaaagtttttaaaatgtatttgctacagagaggttttcacacccttataaataatgcttcgttctactccctaatagacgtagAATCTCGCCGCATCATTTGTTATTAGCCTCATTTTATggtcattctctaaattttcacaaGTACTTGCTCTTATGTCATGAACTCTTAAAAAGGGAGTGAATTGAATGTGGTTTTGGGTGACATACAGATACTATATTCAAACTTTTATCCAAATGGATCGATGAAACTGTACGAGTTCATAGCAATAGTAACAGGGGCAATGATTATTCTGTCTCAGCTTCCAACCTTCCACTCTCTTAGACATGTCAATCTGGCCTCTCTGCTTCTCAGCTTGGGCTACGCCTTTCTTGTGGTTACTGCTTGTATCATTGCAGGTACTAAACACATAGCAATTCCTTTCATAATATGATCAACTCATCTTATGTTTCATCTATCAATAATTGAAGCAACCAGAAAAGAAGCTGGATCAAGGGACTACAGCTTAGAATCGTCACCAAAATCAAGGATGTTCAGCGCCTTCACATCCATCTCCATTTTAGCAGCCATTTTTGGGAACGGAATCCTCCCTGAAATCCAAGTAATTCAAACACATTACATTACAGCTTCTGATTATGTGACACTcagtttgaataatttaagGTAATTCATAGCTCATAACAGGCAACTCTGGCAGCTCCGGCTAGTGGGAAGATGGTGAAAGGGCTTTCCATGTGTTACACCGTCATATTCCTAACCTTCTACGCCATTGCTGTGTCTGGATATTGGGTGTTTGGGAACAGGGCTACCCCCAATATCTTGCAGAGCTTGATGCCCGACACTGGGCCTTCTCTTGCGCCCACTTGGATCTTGGGCCTCGctgttatttttgttcttcttcaactccTAGCCATTGCCCTGGTCTGCTAACTTCAATCACTAAAATACAATACTTTTGAACTTAAcattgaattgaaattgaagctTAAATTATAGGTTTATTCACAAGTGGCATATGAGATAATGGAGAAGCAATCAGCTGATGTAAAGAAAGGGTTGTTTTCCAAAAGGAACCTTATTCCAAGGATCATACTTCGGACAATGTACATGATTATGTGTGGAGTTTCTGCTGCAATGCTTCCATTCTTTGGAGACATTAGTGCTGTAGTGGGTGCTATTGGCTTCATTCCTCTTGATTTTGTTCTACCGATGCTTCTCTACAACATCACCCACAAGCCACCCAAATCATCCATCACCTATTGCACCAATCTCGCCATCATCATCGTCTTCACCGGAGTCGGGATCATGGGTGCTTTCTCTTCTATAAGAAAACTCGTTCTTGATGCCCAAAAATTCAAGCTCTTCAGCAATGATGTCGTTGATTGATATCGAGGTTAGTCATTGTGATTGGGTTGTTGTATGTTAGAAAGAGTGAGAATGTTGAAATTACTCCCCAATGAGATGTATGGTTAAAATTTAGTGacaaaaaatatgtattttttttattacaatattgttacaaatagtataagaGCTAGATACTAGAGCGTGTGTTAGTGAGGACATTGGACCTCCAAGAAGGTAGATGAGATCCCACNAAAATTCAAGCTCTTCAGCAATGATGTCGTTGATTGATATCGAGGTTAGTCATTGTGATTGGGTTGTTGTATGTTAGAAAGAGTGAGAATGTTGAAATTACTCCCCAATGAGATGTATGGTTAAAATTTAGTGacaaaaaatatgtattttttttattacaatattgttacaaatagtataagaGCTAGATACTAGAGCGTGTGTTAGTGAGGACATTGGACCTCCAAGAAGGTagatgagatcccacgttagtttgagaagggaatgaagcatttataaaagtgtgaaaacctctcgtGAGCCTGACAATTATATGTAATCGGTCAAAGTAGACAGTATCTATTACCAGTaagtttgggctgttatagcAATAAGTTTGGGTTGTTCTAGATATAGATGTTATTTACCCTTATAATTATTTCAGTACTACACACCATGCCTTGCTCGCTTACAAATGAGATAGTGTTATTATATGCTCACATctctttaatataaatttcttcgacttaaaatatattagacaCATTAATATCCGTTAAGATTCGTTGATTTTTAACCAATAGTGACATTTTTATTAGTTAGTAATATAAATTAGTAGGctttaattgattaataaaGTTTACCTAACATTATCTCAATGCGGTTTTGAGACAACAAAATACAACTAATATATTCACATGACTTTGTCTCTTTATATTAATTCCAAAAATGCCCTTCCTTGCCTGTCCGCATGTATTCATCTGttccatgaaaaaaaataaataaataaatatgacaaattataa
This portion of the Cucurbita pepo subsp. pepo cultivar mu-cu-16 unplaced genomic scaffold, ASM280686v2 Cp4.1_scaffold001928, whole genome shotgun sequence genome encodes:
- the LOC111786541 gene encoding probable GABA transporter 2 — protein: MKLYEFIAIVTGAMIILSQLPTFHSLRHVNLASLLLSLGYAFLVVTACIIAATRKEAGSRDYSLESSPKSRMFSAFTSISILAAIFGNGILPEIQATLAAPASGKMVKGLSMCYTVIFLTFYAIAVSGYWVFGNRATPNILQSLMPDTGPSLAPTWILGLAVIFVLLQLLAIALVYSQVAYEIMEKQSADVKKGLFSKRNLIPRIILRTMYMIMCGVSAAMLPFFGDISAVVGAIGFIPLDFVLPMLLYNITHKPPKSSITYCTNLAIIIVFTGVGIMGAFSSIRKLVLDAQKFKLFSNDVVD